The DNA window CGGTGCGCGGCTCGCCCGACTGGCTGCTGGGGCTGACGACCTGGCAGGGCCAGGAAATCCCGCTGGTTTCCTTCGAGGGCCTGTGTGGGCGCAAGATCCCCGAGCGTGCCAATCGCACGCGCATCGTGGTGCTGTACAGCATCGGCACAAAGATGGACCCGCCGGTATTGGCGCTCATGACCCAGGGCTATCCCTATCTGGTGCGCGTCAACGCCTCGGTGCTGGGCACGGATGACGAGGACAGTTACAGCGATGACATCCCGGTGCTGTGCCGCGTGCGCATGGCCAACGAACGGCCGGTGATCCCGGATCTGGAAGCCATCGAAGACAAGGTGCTGGCCGCCATTCCACAGCGGCGCGCGCGCAGCGCCGGCGATGCGCGCGATTTGAATTCCTAAGCCAGATCCCCCCAACGGGCCTGCAGCAGACTCAGGGCCACCAGAGCGGCGGTCTCGGTACGCAATACGCGTGGCCCGAGCTGCACCGCGGTAAATCCAGCGCGCTGCGCCGCGGCGCTTTCCGTCTCGCTCAGCCCACCTTCCGGTCCGACCAGCAAGCGCACCTGATTTTGCGCCGGCGCGGCCAGCGCGTGCAGCGTCACATCGGCCGCGGGATGCAACAACAAACTCAATCCGCCCCGCGGTGGTGTCGCGAGGAATTCGTTGAGTGTCCGTGAGGCAGCGACTGGCGGCACGCTCACACGGCCGGACTGTCCGCAGGCGGCGATGACCAGTTGCTGCCAGTGCTGCTGTTTACGCGCCGCCTGTTTTGCGTCCAGCCGCACTACGCTGCGTTCGGTCAGCACCGGGATGATTTCCGCGACTCCCAGTTCCACGGCTTTTTGCAGCGTGTAATCCATGCGCTCGGCGCGGGAAATGCCCTGCGCAAGCGTAATGTGCAACGGGGACTCGCTGCGTGCTGCGTGTTCGACTGCAATGGATATGCGCGCACGGTGATTTTCCGCGCTGTCGAGACGTGCCTCAAATTCGCGCCCGGAACCATTGAACAGGATTAACGGCGCACCAGTCTTGAGCCGCAGCACCGTGAGCACGTGTTTGGAAGCGCCCGGCTCCAGCAGCAGCGATTGCTGCGGCGCAAGCGGCTGGGGCGTGTAGATGCGGGGAATGTGCATGGCTTAAAGAATGTGAGGGGTGAGGAGTCAGGAGTGAGCTGTCAAGATAAGAAGATTGACAGAAAATGAATCAACGTCAACACTTT is part of the Gammaproteobacteria bacterium genome and encodes:
- a CDS encoding chemotaxis protein CheW, with the translated sequence MPQALEELYSLLIPLAGEKLILPRLSVAEVMGYARPLPVRGSPDWLLGLTTWQGQEIPLVSFEGLCGRKIPERANRTRIVVLYSIGTKMDPPVLALMTQGYPYLVRVNASVLGTDDEDSYSDDIPVLCRVRMANERPVIPDLEAIEDKVLAAIPQRRARSAGDARDLNS
- a CDS encoding 16S rRNA (uracil(1498)-N(3))-methyltransferase; translated protein: MHIPRIYTPQPLAPQQSLLLEPGASKHVLTVLRLKTGAPLILFNGSGREFEARLDSAENHRARISIAVEHAARSESPLHITLAQGISRAERMDYTLQKAVELGVAEIIPVLTERSVVRLDAKQAARKQQHWQQLVIAACGQSGRVSVPPVAASRTLNEFLATPPRGGLSLLLHPAADVTLHALAAPAQNQVRLLVGPEGGLSETESAAAQRAGFTAVQLGPRVLRTETAALVALSLLQARWGDLA